A single region of the Changchengzhania lutea genome encodes:
- a CDS encoding aldehyde dehydrogenase, whose product MNTIPKIHAAHKHFFRSQITKDVSYRINFLKKLKAEIESKEQAIYDALYEDFKKPEFESHLSEFALVISELDLAIKNTKKWSKPERVRSSILTFPSSDYIYKDPYGIVLIIAPWNYPFVLAMAPLIMAIAAGNTVVLKPSELTQNTSLLLTEIIENVFPKDLAISVEGGVDVSTELLAQHWDYIFFTGSVKVGKIVAAAAAKHLTPVTLELGGKSPCIIDDSIDLKLVAKRLVWGKFLNAGQTCIAPDYVLIKSNIKEKFIGLLKSEIISFYGNDPKTSPDFARIINASNFERLNKMLQDVNVVFGGAIDSENLYIAPTLIDEPTLESKVMQEEIFGPILPILSYGTIEDLKAVIWNYDKPLALYTFSKDTAFKAKILRTFCFGGGAVNDTLIHFGNQKLPFGGVGSSGIGQYHGKFGFDTFTHNKALVKRGTWFDPNFRYAPYKNKLKLLKTVFKYFS is encoded by the coding sequence GTGAACACGATACCCAAAATTCATGCGGCTCATAAGCACTTTTTTAGATCGCAAATAACCAAAGATGTCAGTTATAGAATTAATTTTCTGAAAAAGTTGAAAGCTGAAATTGAATCTAAAGAACAAGCAATTTATGATGCTCTGTATGAAGATTTCAAAAAGCCAGAATTTGAATCACACCTTAGTGAATTTGCATTGGTGATTTCTGAACTTGACTTAGCTATTAAAAACACCAAGAAATGGTCCAAACCAGAGCGCGTAAGATCGTCTATATTAACCTTTCCATCTAGTGATTATATTTATAAAGACCCTTACGGCATTGTTTTAATTATTGCCCCGTGGAATTATCCGTTTGTATTAGCTATGGCACCACTAATTATGGCTATAGCCGCAGGTAATACGGTCGTTTTAAAACCCAGTGAACTTACCCAAAACACAAGCCTATTACTCACTGAAATTATTGAGAACGTATTCCCTAAAGATCTAGCAATTTCTGTAGAAGGAGGTGTGGACGTATCTACCGAATTATTAGCCCAACATTGGGATTATATATTTTTTACTGGTAGCGTGAAAGTCGGTAAAATTGTAGCCGCAGCAGCTGCAAAACACCTGACTCCTGTTACCTTAGAATTGGGAGGGAAATCACCTTGTATTATTGATGATTCCATAGACTTAAAACTGGTTGCCAAACGTCTAGTTTGGGGTAAGTTTTTAAACGCAGGACAAACCTGCATTGCTCCAGATTATGTGTTAATCAAATCCAATATCAAAGAAAAATTTATTGGTCTATTAAAATCTGAAATCATAAGTTTTTATGGTAATGACCCTAAGACCTCACCAGATTTTGCTAGAATTATTAATGCGAGCAATTTTGAGCGACTTAACAAGATGTTACAAGATGTGAACGTGGTATTTGGAGGTGCTATAGATTCCGAAAACTTATACATCGCTCCTACTCTAATTGATGAACCTACTTTAGAAAGTAAAGTAATGCAGGAAGAGATTTTTGGGCCTATTTTACCCATTTTAAGTTATGGTACTATTGAAGACCTAAAAGCTGTTATTTGGAATTACGACAAGCCTTTGGCACTCTATACGTTTTCAAAAGACACAGCATTTAAGGCTAAAATATTACGGACCTTTTGTTTTGGTGGAGGTGCTGTTAATGACACATTAATCCATTTCGGAAACCAGAAATTACCCTTTGGTGGTGTTGGCTCCAGCGGTATTGGGCAATATCATGGTAAGTTTGGTTTCGATACCTTCACACATAACAAAGCTCTAGTGAAACGCGGCACTTGGTTTGATCCCAATTTTCGATATGCGCCGTATAAAAATAAGTTAAAATTGCTGAAAACTGTTTTTAAATACTTTAGTTAA
- the dnaK gene encoding molecular chaperone DnaK produces MSKIIGIDLGTTNSCVSVMEGNEPVVIPNAEGKRTTPSVIAFVEGGEIKVGDPAKRQAVTNPTKTVSSIKRFMGNKYSESRKEAERVPYKVLKGDNDTPRVDIDGRLYTPQELSAMILQKMKKTAEDYLGHDVTEAVITVPAYFNDSQRHATKEAGEIAGLKVRRIINEPTAAALAYGMDKKGKDQKIVVFDFGGGTHDVSILELGDGVFEVLSTDGDTHLGGDDVDEKIINWLADEFEKEESMDLRKDPMSLQRLKEAAEKAKIELSSAAQTEINLPYITATASGPKHLVRTLTRSKFEQLIDDLVKRTIEPCQTALKAAGLSKSDIDEIILVGGSTRIPAVQEAVEKFFGKAPSKGVNPDEVVSLGAAIQGGVLTGDVKDVLLLDVTPLSLGIETMGNVFTKLIEANTTIPTKKSQVFSTAADNQPSVEIHVLQGERAMAADNKTIGRFHLDGIPPARRGTPQIEVTFDIDANGIIKVSATDKATNKTQDIRIEASSGLTEEEIQKMKADAEANAESDKAAAETAQKLNEADSMIFQTEKQLEEFGDKLSDDKKQPIVDALEELKKAYESKDLEVITPALDKINEAWKVASEEMYKAQADAQQGGDAPGPDASQNGQEEGSDVEDVDFEEVK; encoded by the coding sequence ATGAGTAAAATAATTGGAATTGATTTAGGAACAACAAACTCTTGCGTTTCTGTGATGGAAGGTAATGAGCCAGTTGTAATACCTAATGCAGAGGGGAAAAGAACAACGCCTTCTGTTATCGCTTTTGTTGAAGGAGGCGAAATTAAAGTTGGTGATCCAGCAAAAAGACAAGCTGTAACAAACCCAACAAAAACGGTTTCTTCTATTAAGCGTTTTATGGGTAACAAATATTCTGAATCCAGAAAAGAAGCAGAACGCGTACCTTATAAGGTACTAAAAGGGGACAATGATACGCCGCGTGTAGATATTGATGGTCGCTTATATACACCTCAAGAATTATCTGCAATGATTCTTCAAAAAATGAAGAAAACTGCTGAAGATTATTTAGGTCACGATGTGACAGAAGCCGTAATTACTGTGCCAGCTTACTTTAATGACTCGCAACGTCATGCCACTAAGGAAGCAGGTGAAATTGCAGGCTTAAAAGTTCGTAGAATTATCAACGAGCCTACTGCAGCAGCATTGGCTTACGGTATGGATAAAAAAGGAAAAGACCAAAAAATAGTGGTTTTTGATTTTGGTGGAGGAACGCATGATGTATCTATCCTAGAATTAGGAGATGGTGTATTTGAAGTATTATCTACCGATGGTGATACACATTTAGGTGGTGATGATGTTGATGAGAAAATCATTAATTGGTTAGCAGATGAGTTTGAAAAAGAAGAAAGTATGGATTTGCGTAAAGACCCTATGTCTTTACAACGTTTAAAAGAAGCTGCTGAAAAAGCTAAGATTGAATTATCCTCTGCTGCACAAACTGAGATTAACTTACCTTATATTACAGCAACAGCTAGTGGCCCAAAACACTTAGTACGCACATTAACACGTTCTAAATTTGAGCAATTAATTGACGATTTAGTAAAACGTACTATCGAGCCTTGCCAAACTGCTTTAAAAGCAGCAGGTTTATCTAAAAGTGATATCGACGAAATTATTTTGGTGGGTGGATCTACACGTATCCCAGCAGTTCAAGAAGCTGTAGAGAAATTTTTCGGAAAAGCACCAAGTAAAGGCGTTAATCCAGATGAGGTAGTTTCTTTAGGCGCTGCGATTCAAGGTGGTGTTTTAACAGGTGATGTTAAAGATGTCTTACTTTTAGATGTTACACCGTTATCATTAGGGATTGAGACTATGGGTAATGTATTTACAAAACTTATAGAAGCCAATACAACCATTCCTACCAAGAAATCACAAGTATTCTCAACAGCGGCAGATAATCAGCCTTCTGTAGAAATCCATGTGTTACAAGGTGAAAGAGCAATGGCTGCCGACAATAAGACTATTGGACGTTTTCACTTAGATGGTATTCCACCCGCAAGACGTGGGACACCGCAAATTGAAGTGACGTTTGATATTGATGCCAATGGTATTATAAAAGTATCGGCTACAGATAAAGCGACAAATAAGACACAGGATATTCGTATTGAAGCATCTTCTGGATTAACAGAAGAAGAAATCCAAAAAATGAAAGCAGATGCAGAAGCAAATGCTGAGTCGGATAAAGCAGCAGCAGAAACTGCTCAAAAATTGAATGAAGCGGATTCTATGATTTTCCAAACGGAAAAGCAATTAGAAGAGTTTGGTGATAAATTATCTGATGATAAGAAACAACCTATCGTTGACGCTCTAGAAGAATTGAAGAAAGCTTATGAGTCTAAAGATTTAGAGGTGATTACACCAGCTTTAGACAAAATTAACGAAGCTTGGAAAGTGGCCAGCGAAGAAATGTACAAAGCTCAAGCAGACGCACAACAAGGAGGAGACGCCCCAGGACCGGATGCTAGTCAAAATGGACAAGAAGAAGGTAGCGATGTGGAAGATGTAGATTTCGAAGAAGTGAAGTAA
- a CDS encoding L-serine ammonia-lyase encodes MECISVFDMLKIGVGPSSSHTLGPWRAAERWIQELKDSSKFDKVEKVSIDLYGSLSLTGKGHATDYAIMLGLTGANPETIPVNQIDVTIASIKNTNTLLLNNEKSIAFNPKTDIIFNREFLPFHANGMRFSATINGRKTNSNFYSIGGGFVVKEERKISKANKIIFYCTFPYPIENGNDLLKFCNQLNKPISEVVLENEKSIRPIESIDFELQRIWKTMLECMFIGCHTEGNLPGGLNVRRRAYDTHKTLTGSLPYDTPEEWITSIRSTEVKFRQILKWVSCFALAVNEVNASLGRVVTAPTNGSAGVIPAVLMYYLVIENHEADFEHIKKFLLVSGEIGSIFKKGATISAAMGGCQAEIGVSSAMAAGALCELLGGTPEQVVVAAEIAMEHHLGLTCDPIGGLVQIPCIERNAMGAIKAINAAELALDTDPKNVKVPLDKVVATMWETAKDMHSKYKETSEGGLAVGVYLTDC; translated from the coding sequence ATGGAATGTATTTCGGTTTTCGATATGTTAAAAATTGGCGTCGGCCCCTCAAGTTCGCACACACTGGGACCATGGCGTGCCGCCGAACGTTGGATCCAAGAGCTAAAAGATTCCAGCAAATTTGATAAGGTTGAAAAAGTATCCATCGACCTATACGGCTCTTTATCGCTCACAGGTAAAGGGCATGCCACAGACTACGCCATTATGTTGGGTTTAACTGGTGCCAATCCAGAAACGATTCCTGTCAACCAAATTGATGTCACAATTGCTTCAATAAAAAACACCAATACATTACTATTAAATAATGAGAAATCAATAGCGTTCAACCCCAAAACAGATATTATATTCAACAGGGAATTTTTACCATTTCATGCCAACGGGATGCGTTTCTCAGCCACAATAAATGGGAGAAAAACAAACTCCAACTTCTATTCCATAGGTGGTGGTTTTGTGGTTAAAGAAGAACGGAAAATTTCTAAAGCGAACAAGATTATCTTCTATTGCACCTTCCCCTATCCCATCGAAAACGGGAATGATCTTTTAAAGTTCTGCAATCAGTTAAACAAACCCATTTCCGAAGTCGTTTTAGAAAACGAAAAATCCATTAGACCCATAGAATCTATAGATTTTGAACTCCAACGTATTTGGAAGACGATGTTAGAATGCATGTTCATTGGTTGCCATACAGAAGGTAATTTACCTGGTGGTTTAAATGTAAGGCGTCGCGCCTATGACACCCATAAAACCCTCACCGGAAGTTTGCCATATGACACGCCTGAAGAATGGATAACATCCATACGATCTACAGAAGTCAAGTTTAGACAAATTTTAAAATGGGTAAGTTGTTTTGCACTTGCTGTAAATGAAGTCAATGCCTCTTTGGGACGCGTCGTTACAGCTCCAACAAATGGCAGCGCAGGTGTCATTCCTGCAGTGCTTATGTACTATTTAGTAATCGAAAATCACGAAGCCGATTTTGAGCATATTAAAAAATTCTTACTGGTATCTGGCGAAATTGGGAGCATCTTTAAAAAAGGAGCCACCATTAGTGCAGCTATGGGAGGTTGTCAAGCCGAAATTGGTGTCTCATCAGCCATGGCAGCTGGTGCTCTTTGTGAACTATTAGGGGGCACACCAGAACAGGTAGTCGTTGCAGCGGAAATCGCTATGGAACATCACCTGGGATTAACTTGCGACCCTATCGGCGGCTTAGTACAAATTCCTTGTATTGAACGCAATGCCATGGGCGCCATCAAGGCCATAAATGCTGCTGAATTGGCTTTAGATACCGACCCTAAAAATGTAAAAGTTCCCTTAGATAAAGTGGTGGCTACCATGTGGGAAACAGCTAAGGACATGCATTCAAAATATAAAGAAACAAGTGAAGGCGGGTTGGCTGTGGGTGTTTATTTAACGGATTGCTAG
- a CDS encoding MSMEG_1061 family FMN-dependent PPOX-type flavoprotein, which translates to MNITNANQLRDLYGFPSGRAKDKSQTKLDKHSINFINHAPFLVMSTCNKSNKMDTSPRGGAVGFVKVLNATQIIIPDAKGNNRLDSLCNILDNNSVGLLFFIPGVDETLRLNGKAQISINDDYLKHFKNDSKPPKSVIIISVEEVFLHCAKAFMRSSLWDGASKIDRSEFPTMGQIFKDQLESKEPAETREAMIKRYKKDL; encoded by the coding sequence ATGAATATAACTAACGCCAATCAACTTCGAGATTTATATGGTTTTCCATCTGGAAGAGCAAAAGATAAATCACAAACCAAACTAGACAAGCACAGTATTAATTTCATTAATCATGCGCCCTTTTTAGTGATGTCAACATGCAACAAATCCAATAAAATGGATACCTCACCCAGAGGTGGTGCCGTAGGTTTTGTTAAGGTATTGAATGCTACACAAATTATTATCCCTGATGCAAAAGGCAATAATCGTTTAGATAGTCTCTGTAATATTCTTGATAACAATTCGGTTGGTTTATTGTTTTTCATTCCAGGGGTTGATGAAACATTAAGGTTGAATGGAAAGGCACAGATATCAATAAACGACGACTATTTAAAGCATTTTAAAAACGATAGCAAGCCACCAAAAAGTGTGATAATTATATCTGTAGAAGAGGTGTTTTTACACTGTGCCAAGGCATTTATGAGATCCAGTTTATGGGATGGAGCTTCTAAAATAGATCGCTCAGAATTTCCAACGATGGGGCAAATATTTAAAGATCAATTGGAATCAAAAGAACCCGCCGAAACTCGTGAAGCTATGATTAAGCGCTATAAAAAAGATTTGTAA
- the panB gene encoding 3-methyl-2-oxobutanoate hydroxymethyltransferase: MSVAKREYKRITVKTLVDMKANGEKISMLTAYDYTMAKIVDGAGIDVILVGDSASNVMAGHETTLPITLDQMIYHASSVIRAIDRALVVVDLPFGSYQSDPKEALRSAIRIMKESGAHSVKMEGGREIKESIKRILNAGIPVMGHLGLTPQSIYKFGTYTVRAKEEQEASDLIEDAKMLERIGCFGIVLEKIPAKLAKQVAESVSIPVIGIGAGNGVDGQVLVLHDMLGMTHEFHPRFLRRYMNLYEDMTQAISQYVKDVKSVDFPSDKEQY; the protein is encoded by the coding sequence ATGTCTGTAGCTAAACGAGAATACAAACGTATCACCGTTAAAACATTGGTTGATATGAAAGCCAATGGTGAAAAAATATCCATGCTTACCGCATATGATTATACGATGGCAAAAATTGTTGATGGAGCTGGTATCGATGTCATTCTAGTTGGTGATTCGGCTAGTAATGTGATGGCAGGCCATGAAACTACATTACCAATTACTTTAGATCAGATGATTTATCATGCATCCTCGGTTATTAGAGCCATAGATCGTGCACTTGTGGTGGTTGATTTGCCTTTTGGAAGCTACCAAAGTGACCCAAAAGAAGCGCTCCGTTCCGCCATCAGAATTATGAAGGAAAGCGGTGCGCATTCGGTTAAAATGGAAGGTGGCAGAGAAATTAAAGAATCTATAAAGCGTATTTTAAATGCTGGAATTCCGGTTATGGGCCATTTGGGATTGACCCCGCAATCCATTTATAAATTCGGCACGTACACGGTGCGCGCTAAAGAAGAGCAAGAAGCATCTGATTTAATTGAAGATGCAAAGATGCTAGAACGCATTGGCTGTTTCGGCATTGTCTTAGAAAAGATCCCTGCTAAACTTGCTAAGCAAGTAGCAGAGAGCGTGAGTATTCCAGTAATCGGTATTGGGGCCGGAAACGGGGTTGATGGTCAGGTTTTGGTCTTGCATGATATGCTGGGTATGACCCATGAATTTCATCCCCGATTTTTACGTCGATACATGAATTTATATGAAGACATGACCCAAGCTATTTCACAATATGTTAAGGATGTAAAATCTGTAGATTTTCCTAGTGATAAAGAGCAATACTAG
- a CDS encoding class I SAM-dependent rRNA methyltransferase has product MHFSPKIKSNYTPKRLAVKLNSKGEQFVVQGHPWVFSNNVFKINEDAKSGDLAIIFGKNKNRVIGLGLYDANSPIRIKMLHSSIEQVEINADFFQKKIEEAFSKRRPLLKTNTTSYRLLFGENDGFPGLIADVYASVLVVKIYSEIWLPYLEVIIPCLQQTSKAETVVIRLSRTLEQSKSHQLKNGDVVYGTFENEVVHFIEHGVNFSANVIKGHKTGYFLDHRANRKQVGVWSKGKTVLDVFSYAGGFSVHALYNGAKEVTSLDISKQALEIALQNGKLNTYIGTHKTIAGDAFETLKTLIKNKINYDVVVIDPPSFAKQSSEIELAKKKYAQLAKLGEKLTAKKGLLVLASCSSRIVSQVFFDINSQALSSSNRDYQIALKTGHDIDHPVSFPEGAYLKCGYYQFLE; this is encoded by the coding sequence ATGCATTTTTCTCCAAAAATAAAATCAAACTACACGCCAAAACGTTTAGCGGTTAAGCTAAACTCAAAAGGGGAGCAGTTTGTAGTTCAAGGCCATCCTTGGGTGTTTTCAAATAATGTTTTCAAAATTAATGAGGATGCAAAATCGGGTGATTTAGCCATCATTTTTGGTAAAAACAAGAACCGAGTTATTGGTTTGGGTTTATATGATGCAAATTCACCTATTCGGATTAAAATGCTGCACAGTAGTATTGAGCAAGTGGAGATTAATGCAGATTTTTTTCAAAAAAAGATTGAAGAGGCTTTTTCAAAAAGACGCCCTTTATTAAAAACCAATACTACTAGCTATCGTTTATTATTCGGAGAAAATGATGGGTTTCCAGGTTTAATAGCTGATGTTTATGCATCGGTTTTAGTGGTTAAGATTTATTCTGAAATATGGTTACCTTATTTAGAAGTTATCATACCATGTTTACAACAAACATCAAAAGCTGAAACTGTTGTTATTAGGTTAAGTAGAACTTTAGAACAATCAAAATCGCACCAACTTAAAAACGGAGACGTTGTTTACGGCACGTTTGAAAATGAAGTTGTCCATTTTATTGAACATGGCGTTAACTTCTCTGCCAATGTAATAAAGGGGCATAAAACAGGTTATTTTCTAGACCATCGCGCCAATAGAAAGCAAGTAGGCGTGTGGAGTAAAGGAAAAACAGTTTTAGATGTGTTCTCTTATGCTGGTGGCTTTTCGGTTCACGCCTTATACAACGGCGCGAAGGAAGTTACAAGTTTGGATATCAGCAAACAAGCCTTGGAAATAGCTTTACAAAACGGTAAATTAAATACTTATATTGGTACACATAAAACCATTGCTGGTGATGCCTTTGAGACACTCAAAACACTCATAAAAAACAAAATCAATTATGATGTTGTAGTTATTGATCCACCTAGTTTTGCCAAACAAAGTTCTGAAATTGAATTGGCTAAAAAGAAGTATGCGCAACTAGCAAAATTGGGTGAAAAATTAACAGCTAAAAAGGGCTTACTCGTTTTAGCATCTTGTTCTTCTAGGATTGTATCTCAGGTTTTTTTTGATATTAATAGTCAAGCTTTGTCTTCTTCAAATAGAGATTACCAAATTGCTTTAAAAACAGGACATGATATAGATCATCCTGTGTCGTTCCCCGAAGGTGCCTACCTAAAATGCGGCTACTATCAATTTTTGGAATAA
- a CDS encoding RluA family pseudouridine synthase, translated as MSKIHSNRNNLQILYEDNHIIIVNKRAGDIVQGDKTGDKALSEVVKEYIAEKYNKPGNVYLGVVHRLDRPTTGIVIFAKTSKALPRLNKLFAEKEAKKTYWAVVKNKPKKSADTLIHWLKKNPKNNKSSTYIKEVADSKKAILHYKMLKKLDNYVLLEINLETGRHHQIRTQLSSIGSPIKGDLKYGFNRSNPDASIHLHARHISFIHPVKKEELHITAPLPKDAIWDACS; from the coding sequence GTGTCTAAAATTCATTCTAATAGAAATAACCTTCAAATTCTTTATGAAGACAATCACATCATCATTGTCAACAAACGTGCAGGTGATATTGTTCAAGGTGATAAAACGGGAGACAAAGCTTTAAGTGAGGTAGTTAAGGAATATATTGCCGAAAAGTATAATAAACCAGGAAATGTTTATTTAGGCGTTGTTCATAGATTGGATCGCCCAACAACGGGCATTGTTATTTTTGCTAAAACAAGTAAAGCCTTACCTAGGCTTAATAAATTATTTGCCGAGAAGGAAGCCAAAAAAACATACTGGGCAGTCGTAAAAAACAAACCAAAAAAATCAGCAGACACGCTCATTCATTGGCTAAAAAAGAATCCTAAGAATAATAAATCGTCGACATATATTAAAGAAGTTGCAGATAGTAAAAAAGCCATCCTTCATTATAAAATGCTCAAAAAGTTAGATAATTATGTGTTGCTAGAAATCAACTTGGAAACAGGTAGGCATCATCAAATACGAACGCAATTATCAAGTATTGGAAGCCCAATAAAAGGCGATTTAAAATACGGGTTTAATAGAAGTAATCCAGATGCAAGCATTCATCTACATGCCAGACATATCTCGTTTATACATCCAGTTAAAAAAGAAGAACTCCACATCACCGCGCCACTTCCCAAAGATGCTATTTGGGATGCCTGCTCCTAA
- a CDS encoding alpha/beta hydrolase, whose protein sequence is MNSTEKEISYQITNSYSTLNTLTHTTKYVWVVCHGLGYLSRYFLKYFTDLDADENYIIAPQAASKYYMGRNFKHVGACWLTKENTLADTKNIINYIDEILKTEQLPNHVKTIMLGYSQGVSIAARYVARRKRSCWKLVFLSGGLPKELTAENFHFFEGEAIFAYGNNDDYLNKERIEIEKKHALELFGDRLEMLSFEGKHEVKKHIINSIVK, encoded by the coding sequence ATGAATTCTACTGAAAAAGAAATATCCTATCAAATCACCAACTCCTATTCAACGTTAAATACCTTAACCCATACTACAAAATATGTTTGGGTGGTATGCCATGGCTTGGGCTATTTAAGTCGGTATTTTTTAAAATATTTTACAGATTTGGATGCAGATGAAAACTATATTATTGCACCACAAGCTGCCAGTAAATATTACATGGGCCGCAATTTTAAACATGTGGGTGCGTGTTGGCTTACTAAAGAAAATACCTTAGCCGATACTAAAAACATCATAAATTATATAGACGAAATTCTTAAAACGGAACAATTACCAAATCACGTTAAAACCATTATGCTAGGGTATTCCCAGGGCGTGAGTATTGCCGCGCGCTATGTTGCGAGACGAAAAAGGTCATGTTGGAAATTAGTATTTCTTTCTGGCGGACTTCCTAAAGAATTAACTGCAGAGAACTTTCATTTTTTTGAAGGGGAAGCTATATTCGCTTATGGAAATAATGATGACTATCTAAATAAAGAGCGAATTGAAATTGAAAAGAAACACGCTTTAGAATTATTTGGAGACCGCTTAGAAATGCTGTCTTTCGAAGGCAAGCACGAAGTAAAAAAACATATCATCAACAGCATAGTTAAATAA
- a CDS encoding GNAT family N-acetyltransferase, whose amino-acid sequence MNVPILENERVKLTLLDLSNYKLLSEIAQQPNLVQYSPSKIDTTEDLKNYVQTAIDGYYHNNTMPFIIFDKAQQAYAGSTRFGLIDVVNKVLHIGWTWIGKQFQGTGLNKNIKFLMLQYAFEDLQYDKVEFRIDERNVRSRKAVENIGATLEGILRKDKLMLDGFKRSTCCYGILKEEWLQIKKTIFLNFY is encoded by the coding sequence ATGAATGTGCCAATATTAGAAAATGAACGCGTTAAGCTTACTCTGCTTGATTTATCGAATTATAAGCTGCTTTCTGAAATAGCGCAACAGCCCAATTTGGTTCAATATTCGCCTAGTAAGATAGACACCACAGAGGATTTGAAAAACTACGTACAAACTGCTATTGACGGCTATTACCACAATAACACCATGCCTTTTATAATATTTGATAAAGCACAACAGGCTTATGCGGGTAGTACCCGATTTGGATTAATTGATGTTGTTAATAAAGTTTTGCATATTGGCTGGACCTGGATAGGGAAACAATTTCAAGGTACAGGGCTTAATAAAAATATAAAGTTTTTAATGCTCCAATATGCTTTTGAAGATCTGCAATACGATAAGGTAGAATTTAGAATTGATGAACGTAACGTCCGGTCGCGCAAAGCTGTGGAAAACATTGGTGCGACGCTTGAAGGGATTTTAAGGAAAGACAAACTGATGCTAGATGGATTTAAAAGAAGTACCTGCTGTTATGGCATTTTAAAGGAAGAGTGGCTGCAGATAAAGAAGACTATATTTTTAAATTTTTATTGA
- a CDS encoding NAD(P)H-dependent flavin oxidoreductase gives METKLTQLLNITYPIIQAPMFLVSNVAMVTEAMKSGIAGCIPALNYRTLDELRAALKALKAAKPAGGSFGFNLIVNKSNVKYKGQLEVICEEGCDFIITSLGSPEETIRQAHQVGIKVFCDVVDLKFAKKVENLGADAVIAVNNQAGGHRGDKSPEALIRELVSHCNIPIISAGGVGCKADINNMLAYGAEGVSVGSPFIASIEAGVTDDYKQACVNYGEDDIVMTERISGTPCTVINTPYVQKIGTKQTWLESVLNKNKTLKKWVKMIRFSIGMNATKNAATKATYKTVWVAGPSIEHTHAILPVKDIVSNLVN, from the coding sequence ATGGAAACCAAACTCACCCAGCTTCTTAATATAACGTATCCCATTATCCAAGCGCCTATGTTTTTAGTGTCTAACGTGGCTATGGTGACAGAAGCTATGAAAAGTGGTATAGCAGGTTGTATTCCTGCACTTAACTATCGCACATTGGATGAATTAAGAGCCGCTTTAAAAGCCTTAAAAGCGGCTAAGCCAGCTGGCGGGTCTTTCGGTTTTAATTTAATTGTGAATAAATCTAATGTAAAATATAAGGGTCAGTTGGAAGTGATTTGCGAAGAAGGCTGCGATTTTATAATCACCTCTTTAGGAAGCCCAGAAGAAACCATAAGGCAAGCACATCAAGTAGGCATAAAAGTTTTTTGTGATGTAGTAGATTTAAAATTTGCAAAAAAAGTTGAAAATTTAGGAGCCGATGCCGTTATTGCAGTAAATAATCAAGCAGGAGGGCATCGTGGCGATAAAAGTCCAGAGGCATTGATTAGAGAATTGGTGTCACATTGCAACATTCCAATAATTTCGGCAGGTGGTGTAGGGTGTAAAGCAGATATAAATAATATGTTGGCTTATGGTGCGGAAGGTGTTTCGGTTGGAAGCCCCTTTATAGCATCGATTGAAGCGGGCGTTACGGATGACTATAAGCAGGCCTGTGTAAACTATGGTGAAGATGATATTGTTATGACTGAGCGTATTTCTGGAACCCCTTGTACCGTTATCAACACACCCTATGTTCAAAAAATAGGAACAAAGCAGACCTGGTTAGAATCCGTTTTAAATAAAAACAAGACGCTGAAAAAATGGGTAAAAATGATTCGTTTTTCAATTGGTATGAATGCCACTAAAAATGCTGCCACAAAAGCAACGTATAAAACGGTGTGGGTGGCTGGACCAAGCATAGAACATACGCATGCTATTTTACCGGTTAAGGACATTGTTTCCAATCTGGTGAATTAG
- a CDS encoding acyl-CoA synthetase family protein: MGRIVVTDLFGYGIPIIRYDTGDIGSIDYSVSPPVFKRIEGRKSDMIFNTKGEVVSSMIIVRPHLSKGVVQSQLIQEGQKKYTIKLKVTNKFNDESILINEFKHFLGNDAVIHIEYIDDIPSLASLASGKTRATINNYILNS; the protein is encoded by the coding sequence TTGGGTCGGATTGTAGTTACAGATTTATTTGGATATGGTATACCCATAATAAGATATGACACTGGTGATATTGGATCCATTGACTACTCAGTATCACCTCCTGTTTTTAAAAGAATTGAAGGAAGAAAGTCTGATATGATTTTCAATACCAAAGGAGAGGTTGTTTCATCTATGATAATAGTAAGACCGCACTTGAGTAAAGGAGTTGTTCAAAGTCAGTTAATTCAAGAAGGGCAAAAAAAATATACCATTAAATTAAAAGTCACAAATAAATTTAATGATGAATCCATCCTTATAAATGAGTTTAAACACTTTTTAGGAAATGATGCTGTAATACATATTGAATATATTGATGACATACCATCACTAGCATCACTAGCATCAGGGAAAACTAGAGCTACAATTAATAATTATATATTGAATAGCTAA